In Sutterella faecalis, a genomic segment contains:
- a CDS encoding radical SAM protein: MSTILYPSPIFGPVNSRRLGLSLGINLLPPDGKICSFDCVYCECGLNAENRPKFSMPTCDYVLERLEERINELINLGRYPQAITFSGNGEPTGHPDFPKIVHGVIELRNRLLPKASVCCLTNATHLLKPEIFRALRSIDTPLLKLDTVSAEYIARVDRPTSFYDLPALLNLMKKFDGRCVIQTMFMTGFWKGQSVDNTTDEYVLPWVNTLKTIKPRLVTIYTLDREAPSQTLLKASEKKLRRIAAYVTAAGIPVTVSI; the protein is encoded by the coding sequence ATGAGTACCATACTTTACCCTTCACCTATTTTCGGACCGGTAAATTCACGCAGATTAGGTTTATCTCTGGGTATTAACCTGCTGCCGCCAGACGGTAAAATCTGCTCTTTTGATTGTGTTTATTGCGAATGCGGCCTGAATGCGGAAAATCGCCCTAAGTTTTCGATGCCAACTTGCGACTATGTTTTAGAGCGACTTGAAGAACGAATTAATGAACTCATCAATCTCGGTCGATATCCTCAGGCAATCACCTTTTCTGGAAATGGGGAACCGACCGGGCACCCTGATTTTCCAAAGATCGTGCACGGCGTGATCGAACTTCGAAACCGTCTGCTGCCCAAGGCTTCTGTGTGCTGCCTTACGAATGCAACCCATCTCTTAAAACCGGAAATTTTTCGTGCACTTCGATCAATAGACACGCCTCTTCTCAAGCTGGATACCGTCTCAGCCGAATACATCGCACGGGTAGACAGGCCGACGAGTTTTTACGACCTCCCTGCTCTATTGAATCTCATGAAGAAATTTGACGGCCGGTGCGTCATCCAGACAATGTTCATGACTGGATTTTGGAAGGGGCAAAGCGTTGACAACACAACGGACGAATATGTGCTTCCATGGGTGAATACGCTGAAAACCATCAAGCCGCGTTTAGTAACGATCTACACGCTCGATAGAGAGGCGCCCTCCCAAACTCTCCTGAAAGCTTCAGAAAAAAAGCTTCGGCGCATAGCGGCATATGTCACTGCCGCCGGCATCCCCGTCACGGTTAGCATCTGA